Proteins from a genomic interval of Sphingopyxis sp. QXT-31:
- a CDS encoding argininosuccinate synthase: MSESIKRVVLAYSGGLDTSVILKWLQVTYGCEVVTFTADLGQGDELEPARAKAVLMGVKPEHIYIDDVREEFVRDFVFPMMRANARYEGDYLLGTSIARPLISKRLVEIARETGADAVAHGATGKGNDQVRFELSAYALNPDIKVIAPWREWDLTSRTALIEFAERHQIPVPKDKRGESPFSTDANLLHTSSEGKVLENPWDETPDYVYSRTVNPEDAPDTPEYITVDFERGDGVALNGEAMSPATLLAALNELGRKHGIGRLDLVENRFVGMKSRGMYETPGGEIYARAHRGIESITLDRGAAHLKDELMPKYAELIYNGFWFAPEREMLQAAIDHSQEKVSGTVRLKLYKGNAGVVGRKSPNSLYSERHVTFEDDAGAYDQKDAAGFIKLNALRLKLLAKRDR; the protein is encoded by the coding sequence ATGTCCGAGTCCATCAAGCGCGTCGTCCTCGCCTATTCGGGGGGGCTCGACACCAGCGTCATCCTGAAATGGCTGCAGGTGACCTATGGCTGCGAAGTGGTGACCTTCACCGCCGACCTGGGACAGGGCGATGAGCTGGAGCCCGCGCGCGCCAAGGCAGTGCTGATGGGGGTGAAGCCCGAGCATATCTATATCGACGATGTCCGCGAGGAGTTCGTGCGCGACTTCGTCTTCCCGATGATGCGCGCCAATGCCCGCTACGAGGGCGATTATCTGCTCGGCACCTCGATCGCGCGGCCGCTGATCTCGAAGCGGCTGGTCGAGATCGCCAGGGAAACCGGCGCCGATGCGGTCGCGCATGGCGCGACGGGCAAGGGCAACGACCAGGTGCGTTTCGAGCTTAGCGCCTATGCGCTCAACCCCGACATCAAGGTGATCGCGCCGTGGCGCGAATGGGATCTGACCAGCCGCACCGCGCTGATCGAGTTCGCCGAAAGGCACCAGATTCCGGTGCCCAAGGACAAGCGCGGCGAAAGCCCCTTCTCGACCGACGCCAACCTGCTCCACACCTCGTCCGAGGGCAAGGTGCTCGAAAATCCGTGGGACGAGACCCCCGACTATGTCTATTCGCGCACGGTCAATCCCGAGGATGCGCCCGACACCCCCGAATATATCACGGTCGATTTCGAGCGCGGCGACGGCGTCGCGCTGAACGGCGAGGCGATGTCGCCCGCGACCTTGCTGGCGGCGCTCAACGAGCTTGGCCGCAAGCACGGCATCGGCCGCCTCGACCTCGTCGAGAACCGCTTCGTCGGCATGAAGTCGCGCGGCATGTACGAGACGCCGGGCGGCGAAATCTACGCCCGCGCACACCGGGGTATCGAGAGCATCACGCTCGACCGCGGCGCGGCGCACCTCAAGGACGAGCTGATGCCGAAATATGCCGAGCTCATCTACAACGGCTTCTGGTTCGCGCCCGAGCGCGAGATGCTGCAGGCAGCGATCGACCACAGCCAGGAAAAGGTCAGCGGCACGGTGCGGCTGAAGCTCTACAAGGGCAATGCCGGCGTCGTCGGGCGCAAGTCGCCAAACAGCCTATACAGCGAGCGCCATGTCACCTTCGAGGACGATGCCGGCGCCTATGACCAGAAGGATGCCGCGGGCTTCATCAAGCTGAATGCGCTGCGGCTCAAACTGCTGGCGAAACGCGACCGCTGA
- a CDS encoding DMT family transporter, whose translation MSATPGLLTPRVLLPFLFVTLIWGSTWIVITGQLGAVPPSWSVAYRFFTGAAAMFAYALWRREPLLLSGWAWGFAAALGLAQFAFNFNFVYRSEQHITSGLVAVLFALLIVPNTLLGRLFLKTKVEGRFLAGAGIAIVGVGLMILHEYRAATVGAGEVLLGTILALSGVMSASVSNVMQGAQIARAQPMVTMIAWAMLLGALGDAAFAWVTTGPPVIESTPAYVGGLLYLGVIASAVTFPLYFNIIRAVGPGQAAWSSVLIPIIAMGFSTMLEGYRWAPLSIAGGAVALIGLVIAVVKRPDKPSVSGGNVVSVPCDKDG comes from the coding sequence GTGAGTGCCACGCCTGGCCTGTTGACGCCGCGCGTCCTGCTGCCGTTCCTGTTCGTCACCCTGATCTGGGGATCGACATGGATCGTGATCACCGGGCAGCTGGGCGCCGTGCCGCCGAGCTGGTCGGTCGCGTACCGCTTCTTCACCGGTGCGGCTGCGATGTTCGCTTATGCGCTGTGGCGGCGCGAGCCGTTGCTGCTTTCGGGCTGGGCCTGGGGCTTCGCCGCGGCGCTCGGCCTTGCGCAATTCGCGTTCAACTTCAACTTCGTCTACCGCTCCGAGCAGCATATCACCTCGGGGCTGGTCGCGGTGCTGTTCGCGCTGCTGATCGTGCCGAATACCCTGCTCGGCCGGCTGTTCCTGAAGACGAAGGTCGAGGGGCGCTTTCTCGCGGGCGCGGGCATCGCGATCGTCGGGGTCGGGCTGATGATCCTCCACGAATATCGCGCCGCGACGGTGGGTGCGGGGGAAGTGTTGCTCGGCACCATATTGGCGCTGAGCGGGGTGATGAGCGCGTCGGTTTCGAACGTGATGCAGGGCGCGCAGATCGCGCGCGCGCAACCGATGGTGACGATGATCGCCTGGGCGATGCTGCTCGGCGCGCTTGGCGACGCGGCCTTTGCGTGGGTCACGACCGGGCCGCCGGTGATCGAGTCGACGCCCGCCTATGTCGGCGGTCTGCTCTATCTCGGCGTGATCGCGAGCGCGGTGACTTTCCCGCTCTATTTCAACATCATCCGCGCGGTCGGCCCGGGGCAGGCTGCGTGGTCGAGCGTGCTGATCCCCATCATCGCGATGGGCTTCTCGACGATGCTCGAGGGCTATCGCTGGGCGCCGCTGTCGATCGCTGGCGGCGCCGTCGCGCTGATCGGGCTGGTGATCGCGGTGGTCAAGCGGCCCGACAAGCCGTCGGTCAGTGGCGGCAATGTCGTGTCGGTGCCCTGCGACAAGGACGGCTGA
- the murA gene encoding UDP-N-acetylglucosamine 1-carboxyvinyltransferase — protein MDQIVIRGGQRLKGRIPISGAKNAALTLLPCALLTDEPLTLRNLPRLADVDGFGHLLNQLGCSTTIEGSRPEDFGRVMTARATTLTSTVAPYDIVRKMRASILVLGPLLARAGEATVSLPGGCAIGNRPIDLHLKALEAFGAEIELASGYVKAVAPGGRLKGGKFTFPVVSVGATENAVMAAVLAKGPCILENAAREPEIVDLCNCLVAMGASIDGIGTETLTIQGVDRLHGATYRVMADRIEAGSYACAAVITEGDVELVGAKANEMEATLAALRQAGATVEDTKTGIRVAMSGRAQPVTLSTAPYPGFATDMQAQFMAMATLGSGASLFTETIFENRYMHVPELARMGCDIDVRGRSAVVRGVDHLVGAPVMATDLRASMSLIIAGLAAQGQTEVNRVYHLDRGYERLEEKLQAVGADIERISAG, from the coding sequence ATGGATCAAATCGTCATTCGCGGCGGCCAGCGACTCAAGGGCCGTATCCCCATCTCGGGCGCCAAGAACGCCGCGCTCACCCTGCTGCCCTGCGCGCTGCTCACCGACGAGCCGCTGACCTTGCGCAACCTGCCGCGCCTCGCCGACGTCGACGGCTTCGGCCACCTGCTCAACCAGCTCGGCTGCTCGACGACCATCGAGGGCTCGCGGCCCGAGGATTTCGGCCGCGTTATGACCGCCCGCGCGACGACACTCACCTCGACCGTCGCGCCCTATGACATCGTGCGCAAGATGCGCGCCTCGATCCTCGTACTCGGCCCGCTGCTCGCGCGCGCGGGCGAGGCGACGGTTTCGCTCCCCGGCGGCTGCGCGATCGGCAACCGCCCGATCGACCTTCACCTCAAAGCCCTCGAAGCCTTCGGCGCCGAGATCGAGCTCGCCTCGGGCTATGTGAAGGCCGTCGCCCCCGGCGGGCGCCTCAAAGGCGGCAAGTTCACCTTCCCCGTCGTCTCGGTCGGCGCGACCGAAAACGCCGTGATGGCCGCGGTGCTCGCGAAAGGCCCCTGCATCCTCGAAAACGCCGCGCGCGAGCCCGAGATTGTCGATCTGTGCAACTGCCTCGTCGCGATGGGCGCATCGATCGACGGCATCGGCACCGAAACTTTGACGATCCAGGGCGTCGACCGCCTTCACGGCGCAACCTATCGCGTGATGGCCGACCGCATCGAGGCGGGCAGCTACGCCTGCGCCGCGGTGATCACCGAGGGCGACGTCGAACTCGTCGGCGCCAAGGCGAACGAGATGGAGGCCACTCTCGCGGCGCTGCGACAGGCGGGCGCAACGGTCGAGGACACCAAGACCGGCATCCGCGTCGCGATGAGCGGCCGCGCGCAGCCGGTGACGCTGTCGACCGCGCCCTATCCGGGCTTCGCGACCGACATGCAGGCGCAATTCATGGCGATGGCGACGCTCGGTTCGGGCGCCAGCCTGTTCACCGAGACCATCTTCGAGAATCGCTACATGCACGTCCCCGAGCTCGCCCGCATGGGCTGCGACATCGACGTGCGCGGCCGCAGCGCGGTGGTCCGCGGCGTCGATCACCTCGTCGGCGCGCCGGTGATGGCGACCGATCTGCGCGCCTCGATGAGCCTGATCATCGCCGGCCTCGCCGCGCAGGGCCAGACCGAGGTCAACCGCGTCTACCACCTCGACCGCGGCTACGAGCGGCTCGAGGAGAAGCTCCAGGCGGTCGGCGCCGATATCGAGCGGATCAGCGCGGGCTAG
- a CDS encoding 2-hydroxychromene-2-carboxylate isomerase, whose protein sequence is MVTKSLELIFDFGSPNAYLTLKVLPELLERTGADLVITPCLLGGIFKATGNKAPMIQYAEAPAKLAYEHLEMQRFIARHGLTKFRLNPHFPVNTLLIMRGAIVADDEGVLDDYVDAVNRAMWEEGIKMDDPEVAADFLTAGGFDGPALLARTQEPAIKAKLVANTEAAVARGVFGIPTFFVGDDMFFGKDRLDQVEEALA, encoded by the coding sequence ATGGTGACCAAAAGCCTCGAACTCATCTTCGATTTCGGCAGCCCCAATGCGTATCTGACGCTCAAGGTGCTGCCCGAACTGCTCGAGCGAACCGGCGCCGACCTGGTCATCACCCCCTGCCTGCTCGGCGGCATCTTCAAGGCCACCGGCAACAAGGCGCCGATGATCCAATATGCCGAGGCACCCGCAAAGCTCGCCTACGAACATCTCGAAATGCAGCGTTTCATCGCACGCCATGGCCTGACCAAATTCCGCCTCAACCCGCATTTCCCGGTCAACACATTGCTGATCATGCGCGGCGCGATCGTCGCCGACGATGAGGGCGTGCTCGACGACTATGTCGATGCGGTGAACCGCGCGATGTGGGAAGAGGGCATCAAGATGGACGATCCCGAGGTCGCCGCGGACTTCCTCACCGCGGGCGGCTTCGACGGCCCCGCGCTGCTCGCGCGCACGCAAGAACCCGCGATCAAGGCGAAGCTAGTCGCCAACACCGAAGCCGCCGTCGCGCGCGGCGTGTTCGGCATCCCCACCTTCTTCGTCGGGGACGACATGTTCTTCGGCAAGGACCGCCTCGATCAGGTCGAAGAGGCACTCGCCTGA
- a CDS encoding alpha/beta hydrolase family protein, producing the protein MHRIIFGLALAFSASFQPASAQQPACTAGTYAAADGDFVVLAPVPSIPAPGLRYLFRDGRRGATSEAKVPLACVDGIVTIGAARWQRIAFRETPASFESVGTRMTGVLIEPPGTDAKRPLVVMVHGSERNSPIGGVYGYAMAAQGISVFVYDKRGTGGSDGEYTQNFELLAADAAKALDTARGLAAGRHGRAGFFGGSQGGWVAPRAATLTKADFVAVGFGLVASPIEEDREQMVSEVRAAGLGQDAEAMVTRLSAATGRLLLSNFRDGYEQLDAVRAEMADKPWAAKIAGEYSGAIARMPNEELRRVGRARFDNLELIWDYDAVAALRKLDAPLLWVLAGEDREAPIETTRAALMGLKAAGKPVDVYLFPNTDHGMFEFTTGADGERSVTRITDGYLKLLGDWVKGDARGAYGRAEHLTAKR; encoded by the coding sequence ATGCACAGGATAATCTTCGGCCTCGCCCTCGCTTTTTCGGCGTCGTTTCAACCCGCTTCGGCGCAGCAGCCGGCGTGCACCGCTGGCACTTACGCTGCCGCCGACGGCGACTTCGTCGTGCTCGCGCCGGTGCCGAGCATCCCCGCACCGGGCCTGCGCTATCTGTTCCGCGACGGGCGCCGCGGCGCGACGAGCGAGGCGAAGGTGCCGCTGGCCTGCGTCGACGGCATCGTCACGATCGGCGCGGCGCGCTGGCAGCGCATCGCCTTTCGCGAGACGCCGGCAAGCTTCGAGAGCGTCGGCACCAGAATGACCGGCGTGCTGATCGAGCCGCCCGGCACCGATGCGAAGCGGCCGCTCGTCGTGATGGTGCATGGTTCGGAGCGCAATTCGCCGATCGGCGGCGTCTATGGCTATGCGATGGCGGCGCAGGGGATTTCGGTCTTCGTCTATGACAAGCGCGGCACCGGCGGGTCCGACGGCGAATATACGCAGAATTTCGAGCTGCTTGCGGCCGATGCGGCGAAGGCGCTCGACACCGCGCGCGGGCTTGCCGCGGGGCGACATGGCCGCGCGGGCTTTTTCGGCGGCAGCCAGGGCGGCTGGGTCGCGCCGCGCGCGGCGACGCTGACGAAAGCCGATTTTGTCGCGGTCGGTTTCGGCTTGGTCGCCTCGCCGATCGAGGAGGATCGCGAGCAGATGGTCTCCGAAGTGCGCGCCGCCGGGCTCGGCCAGGATGCCGAGGCGATGGTGACGCGGCTGTCGGCGGCCACGGGCCGCCTGCTGCTGTCGAATTTCAGGGACGGTTACGAGCAGCTCGACGCGGTGCGCGCCGAAATGGCTGACAAGCCCTGGGCCGCGAAGATCGCGGGCGAGTATAGCGGCGCGATCGCGCGGATGCCGAACGAAGAATTGCGCCGCGTCGGACGCGCGCGCTTCGACAATCTCGAACTGATCTGGGACTATGACGCGGTCGCCGCGCTGCGAAAGCTCGACGCGCCTTTGCTATGGGTGCTTGCGGGCGAGGACCGCGAGGCGCCGATCGAAACGACGCGCGCCGCGCTGATGGGGCTGAAGGCCGCGGGCAAGCCGGTCGACGTCTATCTTTTCCCGAACACCGACCACGGCATGTTCGAATTCACCACCGGCGCCGACGGCGAACGCAGCGTCACGCGGATCACCGACGGTTATCTGAAACTGCTCGGGGACTGGGTGAAGGGCGATGCTCGCGGAGCCTATGGCCGCGCGGAACATCTGACCGCCAAGCGCTAG
- a CDS encoding DUF3011 domain-containing protein, whose product MPSRVVTTASAVSLIVSQLVVPAFAQTRPTPTPSGGWGSYPGYDPGYAGTIRCESRGNRTQRCNVRTDDRVELTRVIGGRCSKGRDWGFEASHIWVSGGCRAEFRYGYAGGYNPGNPGNNYIGTIRCESRGSRYEQCNVRTDNRVELVRRLGGRCNDGRQWGYTANYIWVNEGCRAEFAYGYRDTMPRPEPDKDKGPSTGLIIGGIVVAGGLLALLASKNKKKKEGAPAATEETATPPTYPAGPPATLSANLSALPSASRTSVQNCLNDAARQVGATGGTRLSYDRLVNLEQGNGGWRIRAAMTATYPDGAHTMEMYCRATPTQIIQLDLS is encoded by the coding sequence ATGCCTAGTCGCGTCGTAACAACCGCGAGTGCGGTGTCGTTGATCGTTTCGCAGCTTGTTGTCCCGGCCTTCGCACAGACCCGGCCCACGCCGACGCCCTCGGGCGGGTGGGGCAGCTATCCCGGCTATGACCCCGGCTATGCGGGCACGATCCGCTGCGAATCGCGCGGCAACCGCACGCAGCGCTGCAATGTGCGCACCGACGACCGCGTCGAACTGACCCGCGTGATCGGCGGGCGCTGTTCGAAGGGGCGCGACTGGGGGTTCGAAGCCAGTCATATCTGGGTGTCGGGCGGGTGCCGCGCCGAGTTCCGCTATGGCTATGCCGGGGGCTACAACCCCGGGAACCCCGGCAATAATTATATCGGAACGATCCGCTGCGAGTCGCGGGGCAGCCGCTACGAGCAATGCAATGTGCGCACCGACAATCGGGTCGAGCTGGTGCGGCGGCTCGGCGGGCGCTGCAACGACGGGCGGCAATGGGGCTATACCGCCAACTATATCTGGGTGAACGAGGGCTGCCGCGCCGAATTCGCCTATGGTTATCGCGACACCATGCCGCGGCCCGAGCCCGACAAGGACAAGGGACCGAGCACCGGACTGATCATCGGCGGCATCGTCGTCGCGGGCGGGCTGCTCGCGCTGCTCGCGAGCAAGAACAAGAAGAAGAAGGAAGGCGCGCCTGCGGCGACCGAGGAGACTGCGACCCCGCCAACCTATCCAGCGGGGCCGCCCGCGACACTGAGCGCGAACCTGTCGGCGCTGCCGAGCGCGTCGCGCACGTCGGTGCAGAATTGCCTCAACGATGCGGCGCGGCAGGTCGGGGCGACGGGCGGTACGCGGCTGTCGTACGACCGGCTGGTCAATCTCGAGCAGGGCAATGGCGGCTGGCGCATCCGCGCCGCGATGACCGCGACCTATCCCGACGGCGCGCACACGATGGAGATGTACTGCCGCGCGACGCCGACGCAGATCATCCAGCTCGATCTGAGCTGA
- a CDS encoding phasin family protein has translation MATKMDSAEKAFEAATLETPAKPVVAPAAPAAAAAPAVAKAAPAPVKTPTVKAKAKPVAKKAAAPKAVAKKAAPKKAAVKTIAPKIAPKAAPKPVAAVSKGFKTMNDTVKKFADEAKTRAETLTADFQAKSKEALAKTSKLAEEAVEFNKANLEALVEAGKIAAKNAEVLGQEGVTFARKSFEDTTAALKGYTAVKTPADFFKLYVENSKKAFDAAVAQTSKTSELVVKMANDSFAPISNRVSVITSKMKAA, from the coding sequence ATGGCTACCAAGATGGATAGTGCCGAAAAGGCTTTCGAAGCCGCGACGCTGGAAACGCCCGCCAAGCCGGTGGTCGCTCCCGCTGCGCCGGCCGCTGCCGCTGCTCCCGCAGTGGCGAAGGCCGCTCCGGCTCCCGTGAAAACCCCGACCGTGAAGGCAAAAGCCAAGCCGGTCGCGAAAAAGGCCGCTGCCCCGAAGGCAGTCGCCAAGAAGGCCGCCCCCAAGAAGGCGGCCGTGAAGACCATTGCCCCGAAGATTGCCCCCAAGGCCGCACCGAAGCCGGTCGCCGCCGTCAGCAAAGGATTCAAGACCATGAACGACACCGTCAAAAAGTTCGCCGACGAAGCGAAGACCCGCGCCGAAACTCTGACCGCCGATTTCCAGGCGAAGTCGAAGGAAGCGCTCGCGAAGACCAGCAAGCTTGCTGAAGAAGCCGTCGAGTTCAACAAGGCCAACCTCGAAGCGCTTGTCGAAGCCGGCAAGATCGCCGCGAAGAACGCCGAAGTCCTCGGCCAGGAGGGCGTGACCTTCGCTCGCAAGAGCTTCGAAGACACCACCGCCGCGCTCAAGGGCTACACCGCCGTCAAGACCCCGGCCGACTTCTTCAAGCTCTATGTCGAGAACAGCAAGAAGGCGTTCGACGCCGCTGTCGCGCAGACCTCGAAGACCAGCGAACTCGTCGTCAAGATGGCGAACGACAGCTTCGCGCCGATCTCGAACCGCGTGTCGGTCATCACCTCGAAGATGAAGGCCGCCTAA
- a CDS encoding threonine aldolase family protein — protein sequence MTATRFFSDNAATVHPKVMEALAAANHVDTAYDGDALSQSLDAAFSDLFETDCEVVWIPTGTAANSIILAHFVRPWQGILCYEEAHIEVDECGAPTFYSGGAKLMTLPGPGAKIDAEALRARIRSIRNDVHQVQPAAISITNATEYGLAWRPDEVREISEIAKDKGLKLHMDGARFANAVAFVGCSPADVTWRAGVDALSFGFTKNGAMMAEAIVFFGGSGGAGVRELKKRGGHLLSKGRFVAAQIRAMLKDNLWLTNARAANAGAAALAAACGERLMHPVEANELFVRLTADEAARLRGAGYDFYDWGDGAARLVVSWDQDADAVAPLAAAIAAL from the coding sequence ATGACCGCGACCCGCTTTTTCTCCGACAATGCCGCGACCGTCCATCCCAAGGTGATGGAAGCGCTGGCCGCCGCCAACCATGTCGACACCGCCTATGACGGCGACGCGCTCAGCCAGTCGCTCGACGCCGCCTTTTCGGACTTGTTCGAAACCGACTGCGAGGTGGTGTGGATCCCGACGGGGACTGCGGCGAACAGCATCATCCTCGCACATTTCGTGCGGCCGTGGCAGGGCATCCTCTGCTACGAGGAAGCGCATATCGAGGTCGACGAATGCGGCGCACCGACCTTCTACTCGGGCGGCGCCAAGCTGATGACCTTGCCCGGGCCGGGCGCCAAGATCGATGCCGAGGCGCTGCGCGCGCGCATCCGCAGCATCCGTAACGACGTGCACCAGGTGCAGCCCGCGGCGATCAGCATCACCAACGCGACCGAATATGGCCTCGCCTGGCGCCCCGACGAGGTGCGCGAGATCAGCGAGATCGCGAAGGACAAGGGGCTGAAGCTCCACATGGACGGCGCGCGTTTCGCCAATGCGGTGGCGTTCGTCGGCTGCTCGCCCGCCGACGTGACATGGCGCGCCGGGGTCGATGCCTTGTCGTTCGGCTTCACCAAGAATGGCGCGATGATGGCGGAGGCGATCGTCTTCTTCGGCGGCAGCGGCGGCGCGGGGGTGCGCGAGCTCAAGAAGCGCGGCGGGCATCTGCTGAGCAAGGGCCGCTTCGTCGCGGCGCAGATCCGCGCGATGCTGAAGGACAATCTGTGGCTGACCAACGCACGCGCCGCCAATGCCGGCGCCGCGGCGCTGGCGGCGGCGTGCGGCGAGCGGCTGATGCATCCGGTTGAGGCGAACGAATTGTTCGTGCGGCTGACCGCCGACGAAGCGGCGCGGCTGCGCGGCGCGGGCTATGATTTTTACGACTGGGGTGACGGGGCGGCGCGTCTAGTCGTCAGCTGGGACCAGGACGCCGACGCCGTCGCACCGCTCGCGGCGGCGATCGCGGCCTTGTGA
- the clpS gene encoding ATP-dependent Clp protease adapter ClpS has protein sequence MADADDVRLMADKDDGTPGTPGVGIATRTRAKAKKPSMYKVLLLNDDYTPMEFVVMVLQRFFNMDIEQATQVMLHVHQQGVGVCGVFSYEVAETKVNQVMDAARQNQHPLQCTLEKA, from the coding sequence ATGGCGGACGCCGATGATGTCCGCCTCATGGCGGACAAGGACGACGGCACGCCCGGAACCCCCGGCGTCGGCATCGCCACGCGCACGCGCGCGAAGGCGAAAAAGCCCTCGATGTACAAGGTGCTGCTGCTCAACGACGATTATACCCCGATGGAATTCGTGGTGATGGTGCTCCAGCGTTTCTTCAACATGGACATCGAACAGGCGACGCAGGTGATGCTGCACGTCCACCAGCAGGGCGTCGGCGTGTGCGGCGTGTTCAGCTACGAGGTCGCCGAAACCAAGGTGAATCAGGTGATGGACGCCGCGCGCCAGAACCAGCACCCGCTGCAGTGCACGCTGGAAAAGGCCTGA
- a CDS encoding winged helix-turn-helix transcriptional regulator yields the protein MPKRADLSDTFCPVGRSAELLGDRAVLLILRDLFFGRRRFEAIAANTGLRPQLASARLKLLEGEGVVARHAYQDRPPRYEYRLTDKGKDLFGVLYAMRGWAERWAYAEGETGGGPAMRYIHRACGTDVGTAPVCPGCGAALGYGDLKGEPSPALKAEQAARSG from the coding sequence ATGCCCAAACGCGCGGATCTTTCGGACACTTTCTGCCCCGTCGGGCGCTCGGCCGAGCTGCTCGGCGACCGTGCGGTGCTGCTGATCCTGCGCGACCTGTTTTTCGGGCGGCGGCGCTTCGAGGCGATCGCGGCGAACACCGGGCTGCGGCCGCAACTCGCGTCGGCGCGGCTCAAATTGCTCGAGGGCGAGGGCGTCGTCGCGCGCCACGCCTATCAGGACCGGCCGCCGCGCTACGAATATCGGCTGACCGACAAGGGCAAGGATCTGTTCGGGGTGCTCTATGCGATGCGCGGCTGGGCCGAGCGGTGGGCCTATGCCGAAGGCGAGACCGGCGGCGGGCCGGCGATGCGCTACATTCACCGCGCGTGCGGAACCGACGTCGGGACGGCGCCGGTGTGCCCGGGATGCGGCGCGGCGCTGGGCTATGGCGATTTGAAGGGCGAGCCGTCGCCGGCGCTGAAGGCCGAGCAGGCCGCGCGGTCGGGGTAG
- a CDS encoding SDR family oxidoreductase, producing the protein MPNPAAVVIGAGDATGGAIARAFAAEGLTACVNRRVRNADQLEALAQSIRDAGHQARAFPGDAREEDDMVALFDRVEAEVGPVEVAVFNIGANVNFPITETSVRVYTKVWEMACLGGFLMGREAAKRMGPRGRGTIIFTGATASLRGGSGFSAFSGAKGALRMLAQSMARELGPQGIHVAHTIIDGAIDTDFIRQRMGDGFDEAKAKDLVLNPEAIAANYVMLHNQPKSAWTHELDLRPWGEKW; encoded by the coding sequence ATGCCCAATCCCGCTGCCGTCGTCATCGGAGCCGGCGACGCCACCGGCGGCGCGATCGCACGCGCCTTCGCCGCCGAGGGCCTCACCGCCTGCGTCAACCGCCGCGTCCGCAACGCCGACCAGCTCGAAGCGCTCGCGCAGTCGATCCGCGATGCGGGCCATCAGGCGCGCGCCTTCCCCGGCGACGCGCGCGAAGAGGACGACATGGTCGCGCTGTTCGACCGGGTCGAGGCCGAGGTCGGACCGGTCGAGGTCGCGGTGTTCAACATCGGCGCGAACGTCAATTTCCCGATCACCGAGACGAGTGTGCGCGTCTACACCAAGGTCTGGGAAATGGCGTGCCTCGGCGGTTTCTTGATGGGGCGCGAGGCGGCGAAGCGCATGGGCCCGCGCGGCCGCGGCACGATCATCTTCACCGGCGCGACCGCCAGCCTGCGCGGCGGATCGGGCTTTTCCGCTTTCTCGGGCGCCAAGGGGGCGCTCCGCATGCTCGCGCAATCGATGGCGCGCGAACTCGGGCCGCAGGGCATCCACGTCGCGCACACGATCATCGACGGCGCGATCGACACCGACTTCATCCGCCAGCGCATGGGCGACGGTTTCGACGAGGCGAAGGCGAAGGATCTCGTGCTCAACCCCGAGGCCATCGCGGCCAATTATGTGATGCTGCACAACCAGCCGAAAAGCGCCTGGACCCACGAACTCGACCTCCGCCCATGGGGAGAAAAATGGTGA